The following coding sequences are from one uncultured Desulfobacter sp. window:
- a CDS encoding conjugal transfer protein TraL: MASINMILQGKGGVGKSFTASLLSQYLVDRDQLLACLDADPVNATLTAYEALKATKIEIMEGDSINSRLFDTMIEKLIQLPDEAFAVVDSGASTFVPLAAYMSENNVAEFLKDSGHNLTLHTLITGGQAEGDTIQGLASLMDGFPDTPITIWVNPFFGQIDFEGHKLAKANRDQGGTTIVLPTYKKETFGYDLELMLKSRLTFAQAINSGKFNIMAKQRLKIARDEIWNILDESGLIIEAQEQQE, translated from the coding sequence ATGGCATCAATAAATATGATCCTGCAGGGCAAGGGCGGTGTTGGTAAAAGTTTTACAGCCAGTCTTTTAAGTCAATATCTGGTTGACAGAGACCAGTTGCTGGCATGCCTGGACGCTGATCCGGTTAATGCAACCCTGACAGCCTACGAAGCATTAAAGGCAACCAAAATAGAAATCATGGAGGGGGATTCTATTAACAGCCGGTTGTTTGACACGATGATAGAAAAATTAATCCAGTTGCCTGATGAGGCATTTGCTGTTGTGGACAGCGGTGCCAGCACATTTGTTCCCCTGGCTGCTTACATGTCAGAAAATAATGTTGCCGAGTTTTTAAAAGACAGCGGCCACAACCTTACGCTGCATACCTTGATCACCGGCGGCCAAGCCGAGGGGGATACTATCCAAGGCCTTGCCTCTCTGATGGACGGTTTTCCGGACACCCCCATCACAATATGGGTAAACCCTTTTTTCGGCCAAATTGATTTTGAAGGCCACAAACTGGCGAAGGCCAACCGGGACCAGGGAGGCACCACCATTGTTTTGCCCACGTATAAAAAAGAGACCTTTGGCTATGATCTGGAGCTGATGCTCAAGTCCCGCCTGACATTTGCCCAGGCAATCAATTCCGGCAAATTCAACATTATGGCCAAACAGCGGCTTAAAATTGCCAGGGATGAAATCTGGAACATCCTGGATGAATCCGGCCTGATCATTGAGGCCCAGGAACAGCAGGAATGA
- a CDS encoding VirB3 family type IV secretion system protein: MRRIAIHRSLHRADLIMGIERDLLFPIGIAAGVLIVSSGNRPWQILIGLLILSVGFTLARKANKKEPILSKVFRQHVRHKKFYPAKDSPELPHKSFHYNAMSRKEKGLQSLLQYAVMADNGVILCKNGSFLVGYEITTRDTDSSTDTELENFSTSISASLKNLGDGFTLHFDCIRSPEDYYPDKNENHFPDKITRAIDDERRIYFKKGKHFRTTHYLFITWKPDISAQKMESFLYTEEKDEHQRKKGDDPGVKALKTFQNNLVEIEDRLSLSFQLQKLKDISFQNGIYSELLEIINFIVTGERHKIKLPEIPMYLDCLLSSQDVTGGIVPKIADKYISVVAIDGFPAESYPMMLSGLDSLSIPYRFNTRYICMDQWTALQQIENYRKGWSQKIIGFFDKLLNNAKAKPNKDAALMAEDAEEAYLINQSGFVGFGYFSGNIILLNEDKELLLTQTRDIRKVVLSQGFAARIETLNALEGWLGTHPSNNYSNLRRIILHSLNLADILPLSTIYAGSAKAPCPFYPPGSPPLMYAATDGATPFRLNLHIGDLGHTLIFGPTGAGKSVLLAMIAAQFRRYKDACIFAFDKGLSMFPLVSASGGTHYHIAGDDSRLAFCPLKYIDTDAEQAWAEDWITTLAKLQKINIKPEHRTAIHDAVTQIRNSPDQHRTLSNLYHYIQHQELKEAIQHYTNQGAMGKLLDAPADSMTLEKYTVFEIEELMNLGEENLIPVLLYIFHRIEKAFKGQPSILILDEAWIMLGHPVFQQKIREWLKVLRKANCAVVLATQSLSDAKNSGLLDVLSESCPTKIFLPNQDAGKDTQKGLYQGLGLNSTQVQIIAQARPKREYYVTSSLGCRLINLSLSPLALSFAGVSGKEDIAAIKNSINEYGLEWPKQWLRARNIKIPKI; this comes from the coding sequence ATGAGACGGATCGCAATACATCGTTCACTGCATCGTGCAGACCTGATCATGGGCATAGAACGGGATTTGCTTTTCCCGATAGGTATTGCCGCCGGCGTACTGATTGTATCCAGCGGCAACCGCCCATGGCAGATACTGATCGGTCTGCTAATTCTGTCGGTCGGGTTTACCCTGGCCAGGAAAGCAAATAAAAAAGAGCCGATCCTTTCAAAGGTTTTCCGGCAGCATGTGCGGCACAAAAAATTTTACCCGGCCAAAGACAGCCCAGAGTTGCCGCATAAATCTTTCCATTACAATGCCATGAGCAGAAAAGAGAAGGGCCTGCAAAGCCTTTTGCAGTATGCCGTGATGGCAGATAACGGTGTTATCCTTTGTAAAAACGGTTCGTTCCTGGTGGGCTATGAAATAACAACCCGGGACACGGACAGTTCAACGGATACAGAGTTAGAAAACTTTTCAACTTCGATCTCCGCATCATTAAAAAATTTAGGGGATGGCTTCACCCTGCACTTTGACTGCATCCGGAGCCCGGAAGATTATTATCCTGATAAAAATGAAAATCATTTTCCTGACAAGATCACCAGGGCCATTGATGATGAACGGCGGATCTATTTTAAGAAAGGAAAGCATTTTCGCACAACTCATTATCTTTTTATCACCTGGAAGCCGGATATATCCGCGCAGAAAATGGAATCCTTTTTATATACAGAAGAAAAGGATGAACACCAAAGGAAAAAAGGTGATGATCCCGGTGTTAAGGCATTAAAAACCTTTCAAAATAATCTGGTCGAAATCGAGGATCGGCTCTCGTTATCTTTTCAGCTCCAAAAACTAAAGGATATATCCTTCCAAAATGGCATATATTCAGAACTTTTGGAAATTATCAACTTTATTGTCACAGGGGAACGCCACAAAATAAAATTGCCGGAAATCCCTATGTATCTTGATTGTCTTTTATCTTCCCAAGATGTCACAGGCGGCATAGTCCCGAAAATCGCGGATAAATACATTAGTGTCGTTGCCATTGATGGCTTCCCTGCAGAATCCTACCCAATGATGCTGTCCGGTCTGGATAGTTTGTCTATACCGTACCGGTTTAACACCCGTTATATCTGTATGGATCAATGGACAGCCTTGCAGCAGATAGAAAATTACCGGAAGGGCTGGTCTCAAAAAATCATTGGTTTCTTTGACAAGCTTTTGAATAACGCCAAGGCAAAGCCAAACAAAGATGCCGCCTTGATGGCCGAAGATGCGGAGGAAGCCTACTTAATTAATCAATCCGGGTTTGTGGGATTTGGTTATTTTTCCGGTAACATCATTCTGTTAAATGAAGATAAAGAGTTGTTACTGACGCAAACCAGGGATATCCGGAAAGTGGTTTTGTCCCAAGGCTTTGCTGCCCGGATAGAAACCCTCAACGCCCTGGAAGGCTGGCTTGGAACCCATCCGTCTAATAATTATTCCAACCTGCGCCGCATTATTTTGCACAGCCTGAATCTTGCCGACATTTTACCATTGTCCACGATATATGCCGGATCAGCTAAAGCCCCCTGCCCTTTTTATCCGCCTGGATCTCCGCCGCTGATGTATGCCGCTACAGACGGTGCAACTCCTTTCCGGCTGAACCTGCACATCGGAGATTTAGGACATACCCTGATTTTTGGTCCTACCGGAGCGGGTAAATCCGTTTTGTTGGCCATGATAGCAGCTCAGTTCCGGCGTTATAAGGATGCGTGCATTTTTGCATTTGATAAGGGCTTGTCAATGTTTCCCCTGGTCTCTGCATCAGGCGGTACCCATTATCACATTGCCGGTGATGACAGTCGGCTTGCTTTTTGCCCTCTAAAATATATTGATACGGATGCTGAACAAGCCTGGGCAGAGGATTGGATAACCACCCTGGCTAAACTGCAAAAAATCAATATCAAGCCAGAGCACCGAACAGCCATACACGATGCTGTTACGCAGATCAGAAACTCCCCGGATCAGCACCGCACCTTAAGCAACCTGTATCATTATATACAGCACCAGGAACTCAAAGAGGCGATCCAGCATTATACCAACCAGGGGGCCATGGGCAAACTCCTTGATGCGCCTGCCGATTCAATGACCCTGGAAAAGTACACAGTATTCGAAATTGAAGAGTTGATGAATCTTGGCGAAGAAAACTTGATCCCGGTGCTTCTGTATATTTTTCACCGCATAGAGAAGGCATTTAAAGGACAGCCAAGCATACTGATCCTGGATGAAGCCTGGATCATGCTGGGGCATCCTGTGTTTCAGCAAAAAATCCGGGAATGGTTAAAAGTGCTCAGAAAGGCCAATTGTGCGGTTGTCCTTGCCACACAAAGCCTTTCTGATGCCAAAAATTCAGGCCTTTTAGATGTACTGTCGGAAAGCTGCCCAACCAAAATATTTTTACCAAACCAGGATGCAGGAAAAGACACGCAAAAGGGACTCTACCAGGGTCTGGGCCTCAATTCCACCCAGGTTCAAATCATCGCACAGGCCCGGCCAAAACGAGAATATTACGTGACATCTTCGCTGGGTTGCCGCCTGATCAATTTATCCTTATCCCCCCTGGCCCTGTCATTTGCCGGAGTCTCAGGCAAAGAAGACATTGCCGCAATTAAGAACTCAATAAATGAGTACGGCCTTGAATGGCCGAAACAATGGCTGCGTGCCAGGAATATTAAAATCCCTAAAATTTAA
- the trbJ gene encoding P-type conjugative transfer protein TrbJ — protein MKNKIRTTIALLSIITFVNVSMAGIPVTCLNCSNLFTQALEYIKDIEQLAEEIKQYEQLVKQTENAITNTMNLPSNLASNLQSQMRVAVANVNRLKSYKADMGALLTIFTETWPELRDLKIDDVLMQDRIEMQLDQFSKASEKIDNVLQSNFQLTGKQLQDLQDSGDFDSYLDDLLSTKEGRQQAIEAGNQINALTVHEMRQTRALLANYVQAQTAALAQEHNAAKLNDADLQQEMGVEIDVNPNRFPTP, from the coding sequence ATGAAGAACAAAATTAGAACCACAATCGCTTTATTGTCCATCATTACCTTTGTCAATGTCTCTATGGCCGGCATTCCTGTCACTTGTCTTAATTGCTCTAATTTGTTCACCCAGGCCCTGGAATATATCAAAGACATCGAACAACTGGCAGAAGAAATCAAACAATACGAACAACTTGTTAAGCAAACAGAAAATGCCATCACCAACACCATGAACCTGCCCAGCAACCTGGCTTCCAACCTTCAATCTCAAATGAGGGTCGCGGTTGCCAATGTAAACCGTTTGAAATCTTACAAGGCTGATATGGGAGCGCTGCTGACAATTTTCACTGAGACATGGCCGGAATTACGGGACTTAAAAATTGATGACGTATTAATGCAGGATCGTATTGAGATGCAGTTAGATCAATTCTCAAAGGCCTCTGAGAAAATTGATAATGTTTTACAGTCTAATTTTCAGCTTACCGGCAAGCAGTTACAAGACCTGCAGGATTCAGGCGATTTTGACAGCTATTTAGATGACCTGCTGTCTACCAAGGAAGGCAGACAGCAGGCAATTGAAGCCGGTAACCAGATTAACGCCCTCACCGTCCATGAAATGAGACAGACAAGGGCCTTGCTGGCTAATTATGTGCAGGCTCAGACTGCGGCTTTGGCCCAAGAACACAATGCTGCCAAGTTAAATGATGCTGATTTGCAGCAGGAAATGGGAGTTGAGATTGATGTAAACCCGAATCGTTTCCCGACCCCTTGA
- a CDS encoding type IV secretion system protein: protein MSKEIQNHYLAGRQAWAEVYGSFIRERDLWRWLALLASIIAILLSTANIIQLRQQKVIPYMVEVDRAGRISGGHMAKKLETSQEMIQYSLGQFITAWRTVTADIALQEKYIKQSSFMSIGAAKRILAKWYADNNPYISSEEKLVEVRIMALPLYVSGETWLVEWTEIERTHKGVERSRNSFQANLIIKRKLPETQQEIINNASGIYVSEISHSKKIQ, encoded by the coding sequence ATGTCAAAAGAAATTCAAAACCATTATCTCGCCGGACGGCAGGCATGGGCCGAAGTGTATGGATCGTTCATCAGAGAAAGAGACCTTTGGCGGTGGTTAGCCCTGCTTGCTTCGATTATCGCGATTCTGCTTTCCACGGCAAATATCATACAGTTAAGACAACAAAAAGTAATCCCGTACATGGTTGAAGTTGACCGGGCAGGGCGGATCAGCGGCGGACATATGGCCAAAAAGCTTGAGACCAGCCAGGAGATGATTCAATACAGCCTGGGCCAGTTCATCACGGCCTGGCGGACCGTCACGGCTGATATTGCCCTTCAAGAAAAATACATCAAGCAATCCAGTTTCATGTCAATTGGTGCGGCAAAACGAATCCTGGCTAAATGGTACGCAGACAACAATCCATACATCTCCAGCGAAGAAAAATTGGTGGAAGTGCGGATCATGGCCCTGCCCCTGTATGTCAGCGGCGAAACATGGCTGGTGGAATGGACAGAGATAGAGCGCACACATAAAGGCGTTGAGCGCTCTCGGAATTCTTTTCAAGCCAATCTTATCATCAAGCGCAAGCTTCCTGAAACACAACAAGAAATCATCAACAATGCCAGCGGCATATATGTGTCGGAAATCAGCCACAGCAAAAAGATACAATAG
- the trbL gene encoding P-type conjugative transfer protein TrbL, producing the protein MIKFLDIKITPVKICLYIFAIAGSFSFFNDLAIASDIDQSILGDITQKYKDVGSTWGENVKSHALWLLKWLLVVQLVVMAVKLGFKQSTLQDIVEDLVTTVIFGGIFWALIIKGQAWGVDLIQGMLKMAKDVAGGGSPPGEAFFAKVFADVLKVADNMMYSWNPMLVPAICLCSICSAVCGAFIYGMYLVILCESYIAFNLGIFILGFGGMRYTRGFATGFLKYALSVGLKLFVIRCLLYILGSFLADMVLFTFKSFTETLVITSCFFILAFLIKVLPDTIARMVTLHSGSSAGAITGAMAAGAGMAAGAASMGVGAAAGAAGGGGMAGALSGARSGALEAIAKAVKPKEEK; encoded by the coding sequence ATGATCAAATTTTTAGACATAAAAATAACTCCTGTTAAAATTTGTCTCTACATTTTTGCAATAGCAGGTTCCTTTTCTTTTTTCAATGATTTAGCAATCGCCTCCGACATTGATCAAAGTATTTTAGGTGACATCACTCAGAAATATAAAGATGTGGGCTCCACTTGGGGAGAAAACGTTAAAAGCCACGCTTTATGGTTACTGAAATGGCTGCTGGTTGTTCAACTTGTTGTTATGGCCGTAAAGCTTGGGTTCAAGCAATCCACATTACAAGATATTGTAGAAGACCTTGTAACGACAGTAATTTTTGGCGGTATCTTTTGGGCTCTCATCATAAAAGGTCAAGCCTGGGGAGTCGATTTAATTCAAGGGATGCTGAAGATGGCTAAAGATGTTGCCGGTGGCGGGTCGCCGCCTGGCGAGGCATTTTTTGCAAAAGTCTTCGCCGATGTTCTCAAGGTCGCAGATAACATGATGTATTCGTGGAATCCTATGTTAGTTCCCGCCATTTGCCTGTGTTCAATCTGCAGTGCCGTCTGTGGTGCTTTTATCTACGGCATGTATTTAGTGATTCTATGTGAGTCTTACATAGCCTTTAATCTCGGCATTTTTATTTTAGGTTTTGGCGGTATGAGATACACCAGAGGCTTTGCCACTGGTTTTTTAAAGTACGCCCTCAGTGTCGGCCTTAAATTATTCGTAATTCGGTGCCTGTTATATATCCTGGGTTCATTCTTGGCAGATATGGTGCTGTTTACCTTCAAAAGCTTTACAGAAACGCTTGTTATCACATCATGTTTTTTCATTCTGGCGTTTCTCATCAAAGTATTACCCGACACAATAGCCAGAATGGTGACGCTGCACAGCGGTAGCAGTGCCGGAGCTATTACCGGAGCCATGGCGGCTGGCGCCGGTATGGCGGCTGGTGCGGCCTCCATGGGCGTCGGTGCCGCCGCCGGTGCTGCCGGTGGCGGCGGTATGGCTGGTGCCCTCAGTGGCGCCAGGAGCGGCGCGTTGGAAGCCATAGCAAAAGCCGTAAAACCTAAAGAGGAGAAATAA
- a CDS encoding TrbC/VirB2 family protein, which translates to MKKYLPLLIPIFIFLGVITFVDSAFASTISEFETPTETVMETLRGKWAKSIAIVMILAAAFVMWFKKEDLDGITKGFLVVVCIISILALAEPIIDTMFTFGSGALI; encoded by the coding sequence ATGAAAAAGTATTTACCCTTACTTATACCAATCTTTATTTTTTTGGGCGTTATCACCTTTGTTGATTCTGCTTTTGCATCAACCATTTCAGAATTTGAAACACCAACAGAAACCGTAATGGAAACTCTGCGTGGGAAGTGGGCCAAGTCAATTGCAATAGTAATGATTTTAGCGGCTGCTTTTGTGATGTGGTTTAAAAAAGAAGACTTGGACGGCATCACAAAGGGATTTCTTGTGGTGGTCTGTATCATATCTATTCTGGCATTGGCTGAACCGATCATTGACACGATGTTCACATTCGGCAGTGGAGCATTAATCTAA
- a CDS encoding TrbI/VirB10 family protein, giving the protein MSAPRGLQRPGVVTTVLSKKPILVLFLFIAIIVLLLLFSIFDEGKRNNRNGDQDQETLLIEPQQSSVSTDEEGLNLPKAPKQRKGLASESDMNTQGKKEDRKPLEPIEVVRANPPPQDPVKAALDKQRQKQLVTVLQYRFEKQRQALESNPVVYKNNASMIVRTSSGVSDQTSRQSGTSARLSALNSELANAKARLGLGGAGSQSTASVTTTTGLSISAQTEINDDSMWDNGYAMDQDTNALSIKTGTIIPVVLITGIDSTLPGYISGQVSQNVWDTATGYNLLIPQGTKVFGQYQNNIMMGQERVFVVWQRLIFPDGRTMTLKDMPGGDQLGYTGLKDKVNNHYFRIYGHALLMSLVTGGTAYAMNTLDNDNSDETTTLNESMGTALADQMGQTTMGLLEKHMNMSPTLTIRPGYRLNIIAVKDLEFSESYEGKL; this is encoded by the coding sequence ATGAGTGCACCTCGGGGGCTGCAAAGGCCGGGCGTCGTGACAACTGTACTGAGCAAAAAGCCTATCTTGGTGCTGTTTCTGTTCATTGCCATCATTGTATTACTTTTACTTTTTTCAATTTTTGATGAAGGCAAAAGAAATAATAGAAACGGGGATCAGGATCAGGAAACCCTGTTGATAGAACCCCAGCAGTCATCCGTATCCACAGATGAAGAGGGGCTTAATTTGCCCAAAGCCCCTAAACAACGCAAAGGCCTTGCGTCTGAAAGCGATATGAACACCCAGGGGAAAAAGGAGGATCGAAAGCCCCTTGAACCCATTGAGGTTGTACGCGCGAATCCCCCTCCCCAGGACCCTGTAAAAGCAGCTCTGGACAAGCAGCGACAGAAACAGCTTGTTACGGTTCTACAGTACCGGTTCGAAAAACAACGCCAGGCGCTTGAATCCAATCCGGTTGTTTACAAAAACAACGCTTCAATGATCGTCCGTACCTCTTCCGGCGTTTCTGACCAAACCAGCCGACAATCGGGAACTTCAGCCAGATTGTCTGCCTTAAACAGTGAACTTGCAAATGCCAAAGCAAGGCTTGGCCTTGGGGGAGCCGGTTCACAATCCACAGCATCGGTAACCACGACAACCGGTTTATCCATATCTGCTCAAACCGAAATCAATGACGATTCAATGTGGGATAACGGTTACGCCATGGATCAGGACACCAATGCGTTATCCATTAAAACCGGGACCATTATACCTGTGGTGCTGATCACCGGGATTGATTCCACCTTACCGGGCTATATCAGCGGCCAGGTCAGTCAAAATGTCTGGGATACCGCAACCGGTTATAACCTGCTCATCCCCCAGGGCACCAAAGTCTTTGGTCAATATCAGAACAATATAATGATGGGCCAGGAACGGGTATTCGTCGTCTGGCAGCGATTAATATTTCCTGACGGTCGAACAATGACCTTGAAAGATATGCCCGGCGGGGATCAGCTAGGGTACACGGGCCTGAAAGACAAAGTCAATAATCACTATTTCAGAATTTACGGCCATGCCCTGCTGATGAGCCTTGTCACCGGCGGCACCGCTTATGCCATGAATACTCTGGACAACGATAACAGTGACGAAACAACAACGCTCAATGAGTCCATGGGAACCGCCCTGGCCGATCAAATGGGACAGACAACCATGGGCCTGCTTGAAAAACACATGAATATGTCCCCCACCTTAACCATCCGGCCCGGTTATCGCCTGAACATCATAGCGGTTAAAGATTTAGAGTTCAGCGAATCGTACGAAGGCAAATTATGA
- a CDS encoding conjugal transfer protein TrbH, giving the protein MKTLTRPILLFFLALICFSCTHLSPKSSWVLTDSKPPLLLCDEIIARLLLQYPPAKTTITLLKSGNKTFDELIEKQARRAGYTISQTRNAVKISYVIDVLSQNPGTGYVHLKSSDGFSFSRMFRMPGYNLADNYTQREVKK; this is encoded by the coding sequence ATGAAAACGCTTACCAGACCGATCCTTCTTTTCTTTCTGGCGTTAATCTGTTTTTCCTGCACCCACCTTTCGCCTAAAAGCTCATGGGTATTGACTGATTCTAAGCCGCCGTTACTGCTTTGTGATGAAATCATCGCCCGCCTGCTCCTGCAATATCCACCGGCGAAAACCACGATAACGCTTCTTAAAAGCGGCAATAAAACCTTTGACGAACTGATTGAAAAACAGGCCAGGCGAGCCGGTTATACAATCAGTCAGACTCGGAACGCTGTTAAGATCAGCTATGTCATTGACGTGTTATCGCAAAATCCCGGCACCGGATACGTCCACCTTAAAAGCAGTGACGGATTCAGTTTCAGCCGAATGTTCCGTATGCCCGGATATAACCTGGCAGACAATTATACCCAACGCGAGGTTAAAAAATGA
- a CDS encoding Rha family transcriptional regulator, whose protein sequence is MDMEIENQKINISTIKGKLTVSSMMVAEHFGKDHKNVLREIRRITGELSEIIEDFSELNFEPAEYIDEQGKPRPSYDLTRDGFALLVMGFTGKKAMVWKVKYINAFNAMEKAQKDKLYLKAALQIPIESDLTVLLPTGEFGISSWKLAKEIDQPHKALMTKIQYLDVPTLFKAENFIPMGHVEDHGPRVDGYGITLAGLGMMGHIFRSQVAREAQLKGYEQLRAVNSSKEMGDTAHAQPVQSVIPRFQRANVSEKKMLALKGLISIWAWIENTTAEKLEAELCAYMQIMNLKGITTSSYENAMEYIWSGIQTLQNDFIDLCTEDELQPLRGLFDFMAYYEDRISYEYLFNKFKKEHRLEDFTKVSKKDFQKIIMLAWGTMYAMCLGDKAGCCKASCIHNQL, encoded by the coding sequence ATGGATATGGAAATAGAAAATCAAAAAATTAATATTTCAACCATAAAAGGAAAACTTACGGTTTCCTCAATGATGGTGGCAGAACATTTTGGAAAAGATCATAAAAATGTTCTGCGTGAAATTCGTCGAATTACTGGAGAATTATCTGAAATTATAGAAGATTTCAGCGAGCTCAATTTTGAGCCCGCTGAATATATTGATGAGCAAGGCAAACCTCGACCTTCCTACGACCTCACTCGTGACGGTTTTGCTCTGCTTGTTATGGGATTTACCGGTAAGAAGGCAATGGTTTGGAAGGTCAAGTACATCAATGCATTTAACGCCATGGAAAAGGCTCAGAAAGACAAATTATATTTAAAAGCCGCATTACAAATCCCAATAGAAAGCGATCTGACAGTTTTATTGCCAACCGGCGAGTTCGGCATTTCAAGCTGGAAACTGGCCAAGGAAATTGACCAGCCCCACAAAGCCTTGATGACAAAAATTCAATATTTGGATGTCCCTACCCTATTTAAGGCGGAGAATTTTATTCCAATGGGACATGTGGAGGATCACGGCCCAAGAGTTGACGGGTACGGGATCACTTTGGCCGGCCTTGGCATGATGGGTCATATCTTTCGCAGCCAGGTGGCCAGGGAAGCTCAATTAAAGGGATACGAACAGTTAAGGGCTGTCAACTCCTCAAAAGAGATGGGAGATACTGCTCACGCCCAACCGGTCCAAAGTGTGATTCCTCGGTTTCAGCGGGCCAATGTTTCAGAAAAAAAGATGCTTGCGCTTAAAGGTTTAATTTCGATCTGGGCATGGATTGAAAATACCACTGCTGAAAAGCTCGAAGCTGAGCTATGTGCCTACATGCAGATAATGAACCTGAAAGGCATCACAACGTCAAGTTATGAAAATGCCATGGAATACATCTGGTCAGGGATACAAACACTGCAAAACGACTTTATAGATCTTTGCACAGAAGATGAATTGCAGCCGTTAAGGGGACTGTTTGATTTCATGGCCTATTACGAGGACAGGATAAGCTACGAATATTTATTTAATAAATTCAAAAAAGAACACCGGTTGGAAGATTTCACCAAAGTTTCCAAGAAGGATTTTCAAAAAATCATAATGTTAGCCTGGGGCACCATGTACGCCATGTGCCTTGGCGATAAAGCCGGATGCTGCAAAGCAAGCTGCATTCATAACCAATTATAA
- the trbG gene encoding P-type conjugative transfer protein TrbG, with protein sequence MKKFIIIAIAVFFAGLTTCRAADFVSPVSARLDSKERKPLALQSRWQKNTLDPITARNGMNCFVYGHSSPTIIVTPYKVADLELQPGEVINSMVLGDNARWYAEIVFSGSGDISTSHVVFKALDSGLTTTAVITTDRRVYHINLKSDRSKHMLYTGFIYPQDHIAITKAAREKEIKEKEKRTTSEGFDIANLNFEYEISGNAGWRPLQVFDNGVKTYIKLPELQEMPMFMVKTAAGKGLVNCRVKNNCFIIDRIFDQGYLILGVGKDKEELTLTRLEAKK encoded by the coding sequence ATGAAAAAATTTATAATAATCGCAATAGCAGTATTCTTTGCCGGTTTGACAACATGCCGGGCTGCGGATTTCGTAAGCCCTGTATCAGCCAGATTGGACAGCAAAGAAAGAAAGCCTTTAGCGCTTCAGTCAAGATGGCAAAAAAACACCCTGGACCCCATAACTGCCCGGAACGGTATGAACTGTTTTGTTTACGGGCATTCAAGTCCAACCATTATTGTTACACCGTATAAAGTAGCGGATCTGGAACTGCAGCCCGGAGAAGTGATTAATTCCATGGTCCTGGGCGATAACGCGCGATGGTATGCAGAAATCGTGTTTTCCGGCAGCGGCGATATCAGCACAAGTCACGTTGTTTTCAAGGCCCTGGACTCCGGACTCACCACCACCGCCGTGATCACCACTGACCGGCGGGTTTATCATATCAATCTCAAATCCGACCGAAGTAAACACATGCTGTATACAGGCTTCATCTATCCCCAGGATCATATCGCAATCACCAAAGCGGCCCGGGAAAAAGAAATCAAAGAAAAAGAGAAAAGAACGACCTCTGAAGGCTTTGATATTGCCAATCTGAACTTTGAGTATGAAATCTCCGGAAATGCCGGCTGGAGACCGCTGCAGGTTTTTGACAACGGCGTTAAAACGTATATCAAGCTGCCCGAACTGCAGGAAATGCCCATGTTCATGGTCAAAACCGCGGCGGGTAAAGGTCTTGTAAACTGCCGGGTGAAAAATAACTGTTTTATTATAGACCGGATTTTTGACCAAGGCTATTTAATCCTGGGTGTGGGCAAGGATAAGGAAGAATTAACCCTGACCCGGCTGGAGGCGAAAAAATGA